TCTCTCGCTGTCTGCCTTTCATCTTTTGCAGGTGGGCTGGCACCATTAAGCACGAGAAGACAGGCCATGTTGGCATAGAAGATGGGTTCCTAACCCAGTGTGCGTACCCAGGATGCCTGCAGGTGGCTAGGACTCCACCTCACCATGGGCTGCCCAGGCTGGTCAGTAGCCCTTTAACCTGGAGAGTGTCCGTCCATGTGGCTCCAACTCCAGCTCTTCCCTGTGGGATGGCCATTGGAAGAGTCCCGGAAGGGACTCAACTCTCGGGTTCCCGTTGCACCTACCCGCCTGTGCCTAGTCCTTTGGCCTCTTTCCATTCAGTGGTTCTATTCCTACTTCCTAATGTCAGAATTATGCAACTGTCCTCTGGAGTGGCTAAGGGCCTGAGGGGTGTGAATGCAACCTGGAACATAGAACAGGTATGGTGTGACCCAGGGTTGCTGTTAATCTTCTGGGCATAAGACTGAGTTCCTCCAGTGAACCAGGCACCCTTTTGGACACTCCCTTCCCAGACCAACTCTCTCCCCAAGAAGAAGTAATGTGGTAACAGCCCAGGCCTGTACCCCCACCCTACCCACTCCCGCCATACACATCCTGCCACTTTCTGCCTGGGGACAGCATGAGGGAGATAGACTGTGCACTTCCCTATCCTTAAGGCCAAGGTGAGGATTAACCCTTTCAGGTGCTTGTAAGGGTTTGATGCGTTTGTATGTATGAAATGCTGCTCTGTTGGTTAGATGGTTAATATTTATTGAAGGAGCAAACGTATGAAGCagtagggcatggtggtgcagagCTACaatccagtacttggaaggctgaggcaggaggatcacgagtgaAAAACCAGTCTTGTTTACGTTGTGAATTCAAGGTCCCCCTTTCCAACTTAAAACGTCTGCTAGGTATAGTAGTCCTTcacccttttaatcccagtgcctgggaggcagaggcaggcagatctctgtgagttctaagacagccagggctacacagtgagaccctctctttaaataaataaaaataaacaaacaaactcgcctttattcccagtgcctgggaggcagagacaggaggatctctgtgagttctaagacagccagggctacacaatgagaccctctctttaaataaataataaataaacagacttgcctttaatcccagcactcaggaggcagaggcaggaggatctctgtgagttcgaggccagcctgcctggtctacagagtgagttccaggacagccagggatacacagagaaaccctgtctcaaggaccacccccccaaaaaaaagtctgaggaggatggaaagatggcccaacagttaagaacacttgctgctcttatagaggaccggagtttggtccccagcacccatgttggatggctcaccaccacctgtaactctagctccaggtgatccaacaccctcttttgatcTCTGCAGACATCTGCACTTATACAcaatgtgccacacacacacacacacacacacacacacacacacacacacactaattaaaaatgaaataaattgagGCTAGAGAGCtgtctcagtggttatgagcaccgactcttccagaagacccaggtttgattccaaaCACCCACATGATACCAGCTCTCAACCTCCTGTTTCTAGCCCCAGGAAATCCAGTGCCTCCTCTGGTATCTGCGGGCACTTTGTGCATGTgggcacacaaacatatacacaggaAGAACAcgcatgcacatgaaataaataatatacaataaataaatccttagaTGAAAGACCACTTGCTCTGAGTAttactgtctctacctccccagcattgGGGTCACATACATGTGCTGTTGTTCCTGTCTTCCATGGGTTctcaggatccaaactcaggtcctcctgcttgtgtgTTTTACCTTCTGGGGTATCTCTGCAATCCTGAGCCCAGGTCTTTACGCCAATGTGTTTGAGACATTGAGCAGCCTGTCTTTGAGTGAGCCAAGACCTGTTCATGGAGccgggggtgggctggggtggggtcaAAGGACACACTACCACCCCAGTAGGCCAAGAGAGGCAGATTTTGTCAGGGTTAGGGTGCCATGAGGCAAAGTTGTTGCTTCTAACTGTCCTTGTATCTGCTAGACTCTGGCTGCACACTGTGAAAGACACTGGTTCTGGTCCCCAGACATTCACAAGTTTACTACACCAGACAAAAAGGACCTTGCCCAGGCTCCAGTCCACAACTCCTGTTTTACAGGTGAGCAGCCAGCTGGCCACGGTGCAGTTCATGCCTTTTGGGTCCCAGAGATCCCAGGCTTTGGAAGCTAATAGTTCCCTGATGTTGGCAGGAAACACGTTTCTTGAGAGTCAGGGATCCCTGCAGCCAGCCAACCTGAATGCTGGTCCTCATTTCTTACAGGCCAGTCAATCCTCGTGGGCATCTCCTGCTGTGATCTGGGGAGACCATGTTCAAGTCCCCCGACTGCCTGCTGAGGATGCTCAGGGGCACCCCCAGACAACGAGTCTTCACCCTCTTCATTATCTGTTTCAAGATCACACTCATTGTCTCCATCATGATCTACTGGCACACTGTGGGTGCACCCAAGGACCAAGGACAACAGAATAGCCTGCCAGTGGACATCTCCTGCCCCCAGCTGGTCTTTCCTAGCATCCTTGCCCCAGGTAACATCTTCTTCCTAGAGACCTCAGACAGGACCAACCCTAGCTTCCTGTTTATGTGTTCTGTGGAGTCAGCTGCCAGGGCACACCCAGAGTCCCAAGTGGTGGTGCTTATGAAAGGACTGCGCGGAACCAAGGCAGACCTGCCTCAGAATTTTGGCATCTCTCTTATGAGATGCTTCCCCAATGTCCAGATAAAACCTCTGGACCTGAAGGAGCTGTTTCGGGACACGCCATTAGCAGCCTGGTACTTGGAGACGAAGCGTAGCTGGGAACCCTACTGGCTGCCAGTACTGTCTGACGCCTCTAGGATCGCACTCCTCTGGAAGGCCGGTGGCATATACCTGGACACAGACTTCATCGTCCTCAAGAACCTGAGGAACCTGACCAACACGCTGGGCCTTCAATCCCGATACGTCCTCAATGGAGCCTTCCTAGCCTTCGAACGACACCATGACTTCTTGGCCCTGTGCATGCGTGACTTTGTGGACCACTACAATGGTTTGGTTTGGGGCCACCAGGGCCCCCAACTGCTCACCCGGGTCTTCAAGAAGTGGTGTTCCACCCGCAGCCTGGAGGAGAGCCACACTTGTCGTGGGGTCACTGCCCTGCCCCCTGAGGCCTTCTACCCCATCCCCTGGCAGGACTGGAAGAAATACTTTGAAGACATCAGCCCTGAGGAGCTGGCCCGGCTGCTCAATGCCACCTACGCCGTTCACGTGTGGAACAAGAAGAGTCAGGGTACACACCTAGATTCCACGTCCAAGGCTCTGCTGGCCCAGCTACACGCCCGCTACTGCCCCATGACACATGAAGCCATGAAGACGTACTTGTGAGGGCCCTCTGGGCTGCCTTCATGTTATATCAGCACTGTGACTGCCTTTCCCAGGGAGGCGAGATGAGCGAGCCGGCAGGAAAGATGGCCCCGAGCTGCTGCTGCCAACTTCAGAGGAGATCAAAGCTGGCACGGGGAGCATGTGCCACCTCTATGCACCTGCCCCTGAAGGCCAGGGTGAGACTGGTGGATACAGTTTGCCCAGTGTTCTGGCCTGGCAAGTGATTCTAGACTTAGTAGCATCTGGGACCTTAATGAGCTACATCAGCAAGCCTGGAACATGGGAAAGCATCCTAAGGTAGCTGGAAGTCAAATGGGGCCAGGGGCAGAGCTCAGAGAAGCCTGGGTAGAAGTGCCAAGAAGGGTGGGgctctcccagcttcctgagcCCAAGGGGCAGGGCAGAGCTCACTGGGAACTCCATCTTTCCTCCCTTGGGGCACTGCTCTGAAGAGCTGCCACAGTCCATTTCAGTGTGCAGGGGATGTGGAAATTGTTTTGGCTTGGGAAAAgtgttctttggtttggtttggtttggtttgctttttgttttggtttggttattggtttttcaaggcagggtttctctgtgtagctctggatgtcttggaattcattctagaccaggctggcctcgaactcacagaggtctgcctgcttctgcctcctgagtgctgggattaaaggagtgcaccaccactgcctgtctgggAAAAGTGTTTTACATCCCCTTCCTGTTGTAGACACTGGAGGCTATAATAAAAGTGACTGACCAACGTCTAGTACCTCATACTCACATAGCACATTTGTGAACGTGGATTTCGGCAAGCACACGCCGTTCTACAGACAGGAAAGGAGCTGGAGGGTGGCCATTTCATGGGTCACAAAACTCACTTGGAGAGGCTGGGCTTAGAACTGGGTGGCCGGCCAATATGGCATGAGAGGAGCCTGTGGTGTTATCTCACTTCTCAAGGCACACAAATCACAGAAGTGGAGCCCCTACCTCTCAATAAGCCTAGATCTATTTTAGCCTACATGGGGCTCAATGTGAACAGCAAAGTGTGAGGCTAGGGGCTAGTCACAGCCATGGGAGGGGACTCGGGGCTAGTCACAGCCATGGGAGGGGACTCTGGCCTCACCTGGAAGCCCGGCCAAGCTTCTGGGAACTCCTGGAAGTGACCTGCTATGTAGTCCCAGGGCTGGGCCACAGGAGCATCTATGCGGTCACAGCTGACTCTTTCCTCTGATGGCTGGCCATTCCTGTGGGCggtgggagggcaggagggctgCCAGGATCCCTGGGCTGCTCTCTAGCAGCCAAGCCAGGAGACATATCAGCCTCCGGGCTCTGCCTGCACACAGGCTTGGACAGCTCAGAAAGGGGCTGAGCTGCCCTGCCTCCAAAGGTATTCAAGAGCGGATGAGGTTTTCAGTGAAGACAGTGAACTGTAAGCCAGGTCTTTCTCCAGTCAATCAGAATGTCACTTGAAGACAGTTCagctgtaggggctggagagacggctcatctGTTAGGAGTATAAGGCATGAGAGGCACTTGCTCCCCTTCCAGAAGACCAAGCACCCTGGTGAGCAGCAGTTCACaagcccctgtaactccagctccaaggaatcgcCAATAGCTCCTGTACTCAcaggagcacatacacacatgcacgttaacaacaacaacaacaacaatctctACAATCACAGCCAGCTGGTGTGGAATTTATAGCAATTCTCCCGTTCAGTCTCCCGAGAGGTAGGATTCTAGGCgtgagccactgtgcccagctccaccaatctttttaaatttcttctgtttttgaatTACGGGCTTTAACAACACAAACACTATATGTGACTACATATTGGAACAAGTGAAAGGCTCTCTCAGGTTGGCCTTATTTAACCTCATGATCGTCCTATGGTGAGATCCTAACATGCTAACACACAAACGAAATACATCACTCCCTCCCCGTAAGCTCATCCATAGCACCCTGTTGCCTACAAAACAAAGCCTAACACTTAGGCCCAGCATTCAAGGCCCTCTATAGCTTGGCCCACCTCCTCCTTCACCCACACTAATCTCCTATGCTTGGCCCCTTCTCACTCTCACAGCCGAATCTTGACAGGCACGGTGCTCCTGGCCTGCTGCCGGCAGCCTCTCCAGCCATCTCCATCACCAGCTCTCATTGCTGCCCACAACGCACGCACACTGCCTTTTAGGAAGCCTTCTGGGCCTGGGCCTCGCCCTGCCATGCAGCACCTGGGGGTCATCCTAGGTTAGTGTCTTAGCAGAGGTCTTGAGAGTGAGAACTTGCCAAATGCATCTCAGGGTCATTCCCAGGCTTGGACTCAGAATCCCGTGTAATCAGGTGAGGGTCTCAAAATGTTTGTATCCCCTGCAGAGCTAAGGGTCCAGAAGGGGCCTGCCGTGGTCTACCATTCCCTGGTGCACATCATCAATCTGAGACATGGCCACATGACTCCTTGACACACAGCCGCAGCCCTCTCTGAAGGCCTGTGGGCTGGCTTTCCAGATGGATCCAGGCGGCAGCCTTGGCCCCAGATCTTCCTTGAGTCATGCTTAGCTGGGCTGCATCCAAGAGCAGGGAGATGAAAGATGCTCTAAGAATGGGTAGCACTGAGCCGAGGTTCCTCTGCATTCTCTACCTACCTTCATTCAACAGCCTGTGTCTCGCCCAACCACTCCACTCTGGGCCTTTTAATCCAGTTGCCATAAACTGCCAGTCAAGATACAGCACACCAGAAATAACATCATACCCTGGAGAATAGACAGAGAATAGGGAGGCAGGGCCTGCCTGGCCAACAAGAGCTGACTCATTCCTAGACTGAGAGGCTTTGAGACCCAGTGAGGGGATCCCAGCAATCCACCATCACATGCCTTGTTCATGCACTTCCTGGGCTGGAAAAAGGCTCCCTAATGTCCGGCTAAAGAGCCCCTTTGCCAGCTCTGAGTTGTGGCCAggtgtggcttgttccttttttGCAAAGAGGAGCTGAGTGATGCCACCTCCCAGCATGGATGGGGCTGTCAAAGGAGTTAGTTGGTACCTGGCACATACACACTGTGTGCCCCCAAACCCTTTATTATCACACCCCACCTTCCACACTGGGGAGCGGAGGTTCAGTCTAGACCCTTTCTGCATTTAGAGAGCggtagatggaggcaggctggcagGGCTTGTGTGGTCCGGAGCTGAACATCCTCATCACTTCATTGCACCTGGACAGAGCCCcggaccccaccaccaccaccaccaccaccaccccacacaacTCCCTGCAGGGTCCCTTACCCTCTGCCTGGGCCTAATTCCAGATACCCTGCAAGCATTTCCCCTGCCCTGGGCCAACCCCACAGTGGGCGGATACCCTGGCAACCTTGGGCTGCCTCTTTATGGAGAAGTCAGAAGATTCTCTGTGCAGCTGGATtctgaaaaaggaaaagggaggggtACCTTGGGTGGAACATGTCCTGGGGACATGAAATCAGATCCTCAAGCCCCCATGGTTTCTCACTAACTAGTCTATTTACAGATGCCTTTGTCCAGGGCTCAGGAAGAGAGAACCCATAGGGGCCGGAGGCAAGCTCTCTGTCAATTACCTAATGAATCTTCCAGGCTAGGCAGCCAAGCACTGGCCAGCAGGGTAGTCTTTCCCAGCAGCCCAGGCCTAAGGGACTAATTTCTCCCCGGCTGCTGTATCAACATTCAGCCTcttgtttaaatattaaattgGACCGCCTTCCATCTGAGTGCCTGAGCAGAGGCCAAGGATGGGTGAGCACTGTGGGCCCTGTTCCTGGAAGTCTGCTTTCCTGCTGTGCTTCTTACAGACCTCTGCTTAGCGCCAGCTGGGCGCTAGGCCTGCTGGGAATGCTGCTGTGGGGCTGGAGGACTGGATTTGGCAAAGATTCAAATGTGATCTATGCTGGGGGGCGGGGCAAGCCTGTCctcgttagggtttctattgctgtgataaacaccacagccaaaagcaacctgggaaggaaaggatttagtTCATCTTTCAGCTTCTAGTCCAgaatccagggaagtcaggacaggaactcagacaggacaggaacatggaggcaggagctgaggcagaggccttggacaagtgctgcttactggcttgttctccatggcttgctcagcctgctttcttacagaaccaggaccacctgcccaggggtagcactatCCATATTGTTGGGCCTTCCTACTGATAAGTTTTAAATCCCCAGTTGCTGGATATCCGCTGCCACCAATGTAATAAGCCAACCAAACTGAATTAATAAGCCCAGGTTTaatgaacagagcaaagcaatcCTGGGTGACCCttggaaaggcagaggaagagtcACATGGCAAATATGGCTACCAGGCCTTAAGTAACctgtaggcatggtcttgagcagccccagggaAGGGGCTGACTTTTGGTGGGCCTTGAGGGGGTGGGTttagggagagagagatgagggaggggagttgagatgaaacttccaccagaacattccagactctttgggtatatgggtgcCAGGAGCTGAGGTGGAGCTGCcaccagactctttgggtataggggaACAGGTTCAAATCTGGCTACTTCCTGCGGGCATGGTGTGACACAGGGAAGGGGAAGTTGAGTCGGTGGGCTCACATTCAGcaggaggtgggagtggaggaGCATCTTGCTAACagccatcctggagacctcaggcacAGGTTTCTTGAGGAGGTGGAGAAGgcagttgctaggaacagattaCTAACACCTGCCCTATGTGTGGGGTTAGCCATGGGAAAAGTGATATGATTGCCAGAAAGAATGAAACAGAGatgtgccctggttgtacagaagaggcaacGGCGAATGAGCCAGACGGAAGAGCTAATATGCCCTTGAGTCTGGAGGGGTGGTACCAGCGCTgatgttccaggagcttggggaaATGGCTCGCCAAATCGAGGGATGATGTGTTCCAGAAGTACAGGATCCGTCACATCTTCTGTTTCCCTGGAGGATGGGAGTGCATCCATCCTGTAAAGGTGTCAGTAAGAGTGAAGAGATTACGTAGCTTTTCATGAGTGAGGATGTGGGTGAAATCAACCTGTCAGTACTCACCTGGTTTGGCGTCCTGGGAGCTGGTACAAGGGCTGGCACATTTGGAGGACCCCCTGTGGATTGGCCTTGGCACCAGTCTGGCAGGAGAGGCACACCTGTGCAGGAACCTGCAGGTGTCTGTACAACAACTGGAACAGACTTATATCTTGGTGTCACagcaaaagggttaaaaatccatAGAAGTTTAAGAACCCCTAAAAACTGTTTGTAGTCAGTGTTCTATCTGTCTATCAAAACTGCATTTATAAGCCAGTTTATCCTGTATGGAGTCTCCGAATAAGGCATACCTGTCTGTACTTTTAATAGGAAACTCACTAATGAGCTACCAAGGTGCTTGTAGCCTTGGGGCTGGGGGAGAGCTGTAAAACTTGCAAGTCTGTTAGTACCCTggtcatcaaacaccatcagatctgagaaggaaaagTAAATGAGCAGGAGTGAGAAAGTTTCccagctacctaggcagcaatcccaagtctctccTTGGTGTTTGAGGACACAAGCCCCAGAAGCAGTATCTGCCTTTATCTAGCTGCCAAGCCCAGAAGATccgacagatttttttttgtggagtAGGAATTTGGGGAGACTGACCCGCCTTGACTTTGCAGTGTGGGGCAATCAATCCCCCTTACTCCACTTaattcacagtctggacaggatctcgGCAGCACTGTAAGGCAGCCTTTGACTGTGTGGCCAGCCTTGCCATAAGCCTCCAGGTGGAAATTCTTCTGTGGCCATCCATCTTGGAGAAGATACAGAATGCtgtcaggagctgacatgtctatCAGAAAGggcttttatattaaatatttaatataaatttaatttatattaaattctCAGATCTTTAAAGGTGTTTGAAGACCAGAGGAACAAATCTGTTAGGTATATCTAAATTAGACAAATGTTGTTTGGGCTTAACTTTGAGGGCGTATATAAGTTAAATCTGGGTACACAGTTTTCCCAGTTAGTTACAGCTTACCAATGGTAGTAAAAGCTAGAAGATTCAGTCTCTAGTTTTCAGTTGTGGTCCTAAGATATAAAAGGCAAAATCAGGTTTTAGCATTGCAAACAATTTAGTTGTAATATCAATGGCTTATTCTAAGGCCACAATATCTGGCCGCCTGTACATGGATGCAGAGGTGCAGCCTTAATATCTCAGTAAACCATCATGGCACCTGCATCCTCACCATGGCAGACCACATGGTGTTTTCCAGAGCAGCTCTAATCTGGAGTTTTACAGATTTCATGACATCAGATTCagcaaagcccagaggcagatCCCCAGCCAAGGCAGCTAGCTGTAATCATCCGCTGAGCTATATAACCAAGACATAGAACATGCAAATCCAGACATCCGAGACAAGTTAAAACAAGCGTGAGTGGCCACACGTTTATACATTTCTGTCCACATACAGAAAGTAGACAGGATTTTAATGGAAACAAAACTTTCAACAGAAAGACATATAAACTTTCCCCAGGAAACCGTGTCAGATGACCAActtaaaataaaagacatttcCCGGCCATAATGCGGCTCCTACCAGGTTGGGCAGCCTGCTACCCGGGGCTGCGGAGGTAAAGTGAAGAACACTGGAGCAGTACATGCTGTCCGGTTGAGTGAGTTGGAACAGCAAGTTGAGAAATTTGGAAAAAGAGATTTTTTAGGAGAGAGAAAGGTATACTGGAGCATACTGAAGGAGAATGGATTTAAGGGCGGAGTGGGCAGGTAGAATTTTAGGGTGGATATGGGGTGAGGAAAGAGCATGGGAACCAGGAACCAAAGGGGGTGGTTGGCAGAGGGGCAAGAGCCATGTGGAGAACACAGTGGGCTGTAGCTTAAGCTGTGGGTCTCCCAGGCTGTTGGGGGAGGAGGAGCGAACAGCCATGTGCTAGGTATGAGTCCCAGCTGGCTGGACCAAACATCAGGGGAGCATCCAGGAAAACAATGAGTCGGGGAACTGGGAGAGCAGTTAGACAGAAGCAtgagacacaggcaggcagaagcCTGGGTCAGGGAGAAAGGGCAGAGACATagaaggcaggaagggagggggcaggaacGCAGTGCTCATGAACCTGTCCAGAGGAGCTCAAACAAACTTACAGTGAGACAGCCTCAGTTTGGATAAATGTCACAGGGTGTCTAGGGAGCAAACTTGGACGTTATGCCCAGATTGCTGGGACCCctaaaagaccaccatggagactgaatcctgtatgtaaaagcaaagagcctttattttcaagctcggAGCTTGGACTCTGTctgtggggtcagcttatggcttttcctgggtccagatgttgcctgcctgccagaagctgtgtctgggcctctaagcctgtcatggcagctgtgtggtcaagctgttttggagCCCCCCCCTCCGCCCCCATCCCCACCCGCAAAGGACCCGGAAGTATACATTCACAAGCTGTTAGCCTGAGACCTGGAGACTATGACAGAGCATCCTCTGAGATAGTCTGGAGCCAAAACAGTAGGGGTTTGGGGTATCCCTAAGCAAGATGTTTCTCAAACAAGGAATCCCAAAAGGCAGAGACCATCTCTACCCTGGAAAGGGCCAGTTGCCTGGCACTGAGGTGGCTTGGCAAGTGGACTGGCAGGAAGGCACAGAAGGGATCCCGGATCCCCTTAGAGGCCATTGGCTTGGATGTGGATAACTCATAGAGCGAGTCCATTCAACGGCCGGAAGGCACGTGGTTGCTGCAAAACTCAACTCTACTCAGGTTGGGcactaaataaattttaaatcccCGGTTGCTGGGTAGCCACCAGCCAACCAAACTGAATTAATAAACCCAGGTTTaatgaacagagcaaagcaatcCTGGGTGACCCttggaaaggcagaggaagagtcACATGGCAAATATGGCTACCAGGCCTTAAGTAACctgtaggcatggtcttgagcagccccacGGAGGGGTTGGcttttggtgggctttgagggggcaggtttggagagagagatgggggaggggagttgaagCGAAACTTCCACCAGAGCATTCcagattctttgggtatatgggtgccaggggctgaggtggagctcccaccagaACACCtacatcattaattaagaaaacgcaccaccacaggcttgctcacaggccagtctggtgggggcatcTTCTccactgaggttccttcttccaaaatgaccctagcttgtgtcaggttgacataaaaccagctagcaCAAATACTTCCAGGAGAGTCTGAGTGGGCGGAAACCAGTTAGCGGTGACAGTCAGTGGGGACCAGAAGCCGTTCCTAATGTCCTTAATACACCAACAGAACTCAAACTCGACCCAGCTTCACCAACTGCCAAGGAGAGAAGTAAGTGAGACCCTAGAGGAATCTGGCTGTTACTCAACCAGGTGAGAACTGAATATATGTCCAGGATGGATTGGTTCCACAACAGCCTGAAAGCTGATGTAACGAAAAGCCCAGTGGTTTGCGGAAGACCCCGTCTGCCTCACATTAGTCCAAGGCCAGAGGTGTCTCAGCCCTCCTTGGGCTGTGGTTTGTAAAGAATTCAGCTACTGCCACTTTCCCGTCAGTCAAACAGGGCCACATAAGTGTCCGAGGCAGATGTCTGCCAGGACATTATCCAGAAGTTGCAAGACTTGCAACTTTTGGACCACATCAGAAAAGcagacagaagaggaaggaaggaagagcctcAGGCGGAGTGACCTAAGGACTGGCTCCCTCTCAGCTGCTCTCACTGACTGCCTCTGCCATCAGACTGTGAGCTCTTCTAGAGTCTGATCCATCCACGAGCCTGGTACCATCTGGCCTGAGCCCTGACTCAGGGAAGACCCATGACTGCTTGCTGAAGGAATGGAAGAGTCCCCAAGTGATTGAATGAATGAGCAGAGTCCCTGCTCTCATTCAGTGTAGAATGTCCCTAAAGGTGGTACTCCTGGGAAATGGAACCTCTCAGCACTTGGGCCTGGCGGGAGGTCTTTAGGGGATTGTGGGACCCAGTCCCTTCCCGTTTCGCTCGCTGGCAGGTGGTAAGCAGTGTGTGCCCTCCCTTGACATCCAGGGCTCCATCAGCGGTCTAACACCTACCTAGCTGTGGATTGGGATGTCTACAATTCCTTGCCAAAACAAACCTCGGGCCTTT
This genomic interval from Peromyscus eremicus chromosome 20, PerEre_H2_v1, whole genome shotgun sequence contains the following:
- the A4galt gene encoding lactosylceramide 4-alpha-galactosyltransferase, with the protein product MFKSPDCLLRMLRGTPRQRVFTLFIICFKITLIVSIMIYWHTVGAPKDQGQQNSLPVDISCPQLVFPSILAPGNIFFLETSDRTNPSFLFMCSVESAARAHPESQVVVLMKGLRGTKADLPQNFGISLMRCFPNVQIKPLDLKELFRDTPLAAWYLETKRSWEPYWLPVLSDASRIALLWKAGGIYLDTDFIVLKNLRNLTNTLGLQSRYVLNGAFLAFERHHDFLALCMRDFVDHYNGLVWGHQGPQLLTRVFKKWCSTRSLEESHTCRGVTALPPEAFYPIPWQDWKKYFEDISPEELARLLNATYAVHVWNKKSQGTHLDSTSKALLAQLHARYCPMTHEAMKTYL